A segment of the Melioribacteraceae bacterium 4301-Me genome:
CTTTTAATGCATTAACTTGGAAATCCCACATTGTATGGTCATAAGGAAATCCGTGTACAAATATAATTGGCGTTTTGCCAATAGTTCCTTCAGTGAAAACTGCTAAGTTGTTTATTATTCTTTTCATTATTTTGTCCCTTGTTTATTCCTTATTTTTACTAAAGAAAAAATACTTGGTAAAGCTAAAACATAAATAAATTATGAACAAGCTTGACATTTTGTTAAAGTATAAAAAGCGAATTTACCTTGTTTGTATAGTGATTGGTTTATCAATTGTGCTTTTATTTGGAGGTTTTTCCAATCAGCTGAATCGAGATTTTGAGAAGTTATTTTATAAGGTATTGCCAAATAAAGAGCTTGATAAAAGTATAATTTTAATTACAATTGATTCTAATGATATAGAAACACTCGGCGGCTGGCCTCTTAAACGAAGTTATTATGCTTTGCTTATAAATAAATTGTCACAGTTGAAAACTAAAGTAATAGGCTTAGAGATAATGTTGTCTGACCGAACCCCACTTCAGTCTGTTTATAACGATTTACTGAACGATGAATTGAAAAAAGCTAATAATGTTGTACTCTCATCTGTTGTTATTAAACTTAAAAATGAAACTTTGCACGATTCTATAATTTTCTCTCAACCTAAGTATTTTGTCCCATCCTTAAAATCCGGGCATTTAGATTATTTTGTTTCAGATGGAATTTATATCCCGACAAAAATTGCTTTTGGCGATTCCTATGAAAAATCTTTTTCCTCTGTCATTTCAGAGTTTATGAACAAAAAAGCTGATGACCTAGTTGAAGTAAATTTTTATAACAGCTGGAAAAATTTCACAAGATATAGCCTTTTAGATTTTTTCTCTATGATTGATAACAATAATAATGAACTAAAGAATTTCCGAAATAAAGCAATTCTTATTGGAGTTACTGACCCTTCAATTGCAAAGCATATTCAAACAAATTTTGATGATAACTTACCAGGCATTGCTCTTCATGCTTTTGCGGTAGATAATATCCTAACAGAACGCTCAATAAACTATAAAGCAAAACCAATTGTTAATACTATTGTGCTGTTATTTTTAATAATATTAACACAATTAAATATTGATGAAAAAGTTTTTAAGATATATTTAATGACTACAGTACTTTATTTAATTGTGTCAGTAGTTTTACTGTATTTTTTTTATATACAATTTAATTACTCGGCATTTATCATCCCTCTTTTATTTTTGTTTTCTTTTGATTCTGTGATGTACATGCTCAAAAACAAAATTTATTTAAGGGAAAGCTTATCACAGTCAGAAATCTTAAAACTTTCTCTAAAACGAAAAGAAGAACAGTTAAAAAAACTTCAGAAGGAATTAGACCTTGCAGAAAACTCACAGCCAAGCGAATTAATTGCCAAAGTTAATTATCTTAAAAATGCTGTAGCAAAACTCCAGAAAGAACAGCTAAATAATGAGCCAGCTGAAGCAATAAATGAAGTTGAAATTAAAAATTTTCATGGGTTGGTCTACAAAAGTAAGCTGATGGACGATGTTGTAAGTTTAATTGAAAAAGTTGCCCAAAGCGATGCAACAGTATTAATAGAAGGTGAAAGTGGAAGTGGCAAAGAATTAGCAGCAAGGGCGATACATAAATTGAGTAAAAGAAGTAAAAATAATTTTATTGCTGTCAATTGCGCTGCTTTAACTGAATCCCTGCTGGAAAGTGAATTGTTTGGACATGTAAAAGGTTCTTTTACTAATGCTGTGGCCGACAAAAAAGGTAAATTCGAATTGGCTGATAATGGTACGATTTTTCTGGATGAGATTGGAGAGACAAGTGAAAATTTTCAGGCTAAACTTTTAAGAGTAATTCAATTCGGCGAAATAGCTAAAGTTGGTTCAACTTCTAATTTAAAAGTAGATGTAAGAATTATTGCTGCTACAAATAAAAATCTTGAACAACTGGTAAAAGAAAAAAAATTTAGGGAAGACCTTTTCTATCGCTTAAATGTTATTAAAATTTCTATGCCAAGCTTGAGGGATAGGAAAGAAGATATTGAAGTTCTTGCAAATTATTTTGTTGGATTAGAAGACGCAGGACTGAAATTATCAAAAGGGGTCGTTGACGTGCTTAAATTGTACGAATGGAAAGGCAATGTGAGAGAGTTAGAATCTGTTTTGAAAAGAGCAGTAATTTTGGCAAAAGCAGAAAATAGAAAGATTATTAAACTGCATGACTTGCCGCAGCAAATTGCTAAAACAGACAACATTGAATTAGAAATGTTAATTTTGGAATCGCTTAGAGAAAAACAATTTTCACATTCTTCTATCAATGAAACAGCAAAAGAATTGAACAATTTAAGTAGGACAGTCGTGGCAGAAAATTTACGTGGGATGTTCTTTAAGGTATTCTATGAATCTAATTTTAACTTTGAAACGGCAGTTAGAAAGCTTGCAGATTCAAATGACGAAAAAGTATTAGAAAGAGTATCTTCTAAAGCTGAAATCTACTTGAAAAATGTATCTAAAGATTTAGTGAAATACCCTAATAGACCTTTTGAGGAAATTAAACCCAAGATTATATCTAAATACAAGAATCTGCCCTCTAAGTTTCATTACTACTTTGATGAATTTATAAAATACCTCCTCGAAAATTCACCTGGAAAATTTTGATTTCAGGCATTCTTTGATTTTTACCAGGCAAATCAACTTCTCAAATCTTTGTTTTTCGTTGAATTTTTAACACTATGAGCACAATGTAATCTGGTATGAGATATGATATTCTGTAAATAAACAAGAAATTCATTCACAAAAAAGGGGTTAAAAATGAGACGTTTAATTTCTTATTCGATAGTTTTAATGTTATTTGTATTAATTGTATTTTCAGCTTCGGGTTGTAAAAACGAAGACTCAGTGGTTGCACCTAATGGAAACACTAATCTTCAACAGGCTCTCGAAAAAATTACAAATAATGATCAATCTGTCCAGTCTTTTGAAGATAACTATAACGAAGAACAAGCAATGAGTCTTGCAAAAACTCAACTTGCTAAAGAACTCTATCCAATTAAAATTGGACAAAGAATGGAATTAGCCAACCGCCAATTAACAATTGATTATGGCGATTCTACTGCAGTCGGTACTCTAACCTCTACTTACAATGGTAAGTTGTTTATACTTGCTGCATTTAATTCTTCAACTACTACAAGATCTGGCTACCCTTTGCCGGATACCTTAGTAACAAAAAGCTTCACGACCATAATTACAAGAAAAATTCAATATGTAAAAGTTGATAATACTGGAGATAATTTAATTGACTGGAAAATTTCAGCAATATCGCTTCCTCAGGGAGGGACAGAAAATTCTGGCGTTACTATTAAAACCCTTACTTTAATAAATCCAGATGGCTCTGTTTTAGTAATCGATTCACCTAATAACTTTTTCTTTGATAAAGGTCCCCGCAGTGAAAACAATAATTACTCTGGTGGTAATAATAGCAATAATGGGCAAAGCGGTAACATGATGGGGCAAAATGGTCACATGGGAAACGGTAATAATCAATTTGGACTTTCACATAGGGTAATGTTCCCAATATTTGGTATGAATCAACCAGTTAAAGTGCAGGTTGAACTTGAAAGCGCTTATGCAGATACGGACTTAGTTACAATTACACATGGCGCTATGTTGGGTGGATTGGGAAGAGAAAAAGCAAAACTAAACTTAATTTCTGAGACTAATAATGGCGGAACGTATACAAGAGTGTTTGAAGGGAAATGGTTTACAAACATGCACGGCGGTTATATGCATGCCGTCTTAAATGCATTGCCACATAAGTCAGTTTATGATAGCGATGCATCTGTTGAAGAAAATACATGGGGTGTTCCTTACTTGGTGAGATGATAAATAATTAGGTTGTCTTTTAGAAAGCGGGAAAGAACCTTACTTCCCGCTTTTTATTGTATATAACCATTTATTATGCAATTGAATATGATTAAAACCAATTATAATTTTTACTAC
Coding sequences within it:
- a CDS encoding sigma 54-interacting transcriptional regulator is translated as MNKLDILLKYKKRIYLVCIVIGLSIVLLFGGFSNQLNRDFEKLFYKVLPNKELDKSIILITIDSNDIETLGGWPLKRSYYALLINKLSQLKTKVIGLEIMLSDRTPLQSVYNDLLNDELKKANNVVLSSVVIKLKNETLHDSIIFSQPKYFVPSLKSGHLDYFVSDGIYIPTKIAFGDSYEKSFSSVISEFMNKKADDLVEVNFYNSWKNFTRYSLLDFFSMIDNNNNELKNFRNKAILIGVTDPSIAKHIQTNFDDNLPGIALHAFAVDNILTERSINYKAKPIVNTIVLLFLIILTQLNIDEKVFKIYLMTTVLYLIVSVVLLYFFYIQFNYSAFIIPLLFLFSFDSVMYMLKNKIYLRESLSQSEILKLSLKRKEEQLKKLQKELDLAENSQPSELIAKVNYLKNAVAKLQKEQLNNEPAEAINEVEIKNFHGLVYKSKLMDDVVSLIEKVAQSDATVLIEGESGSGKELAARAIHKLSKRSKNNFIAVNCAALTESLLESELFGHVKGSFTNAVADKKGKFELADNGTIFLDEIGETSENFQAKLLRVIQFGEIAKVGSTSNLKVDVRIIAATNKNLEQLVKEKKFREDLFYRLNVIKISMPSLRDRKEDIEVLANYFVGLEDAGLKLSKGVVDVLKLYEWKGNVRELESVLKRAVILAKAENRKIIKLHDLPQQIAKTDNIELEMLILESLREKQFSHSSINETAKELNNLSRTVVAENLRGMFFKVFYESNFNFETAVRKLADSNDEKVLERVSSKAEIYLKNVSKDLVKYPNRPFEEIKPKIISKYKNLPSKFHYYFDEFIKYLLENSPGKF